Genomic DNA from Scylla paramamosain isolate STU-SP2022 chromosome 25, ASM3559412v1, whole genome shotgun sequence:
CAAACCTTTTCATGTAACACTACCTTAAATCAaatattgctgctgctggcgCGACAAACAACCGAGTAGAGGAAcagactcagaacgcctaacttcatgacgtgaagtttccagtgTATAGGTTATTAATGAAAGACAGAGTAACGATGTCCAATATAAAAGGAGGCAGTCCAATGTTACTAAAGAAGACGGGATAGTTATCTGAGTGGTTGCGTCGAGTAGATTAGTAGATTAGTAGATTAGTAGTTTTTTGAGGTAATGCACAATGCGTAATATTAAGTTTGTTCTACCGGATATACCACAATCAGAAATGTCAGGGATACCTGAGGTCAGGCGTTCCGTGGCTTCCTGCGTGacctgtttaattcctgaaaggttggacatctatgaaataatgtgaaaaagtgcagggtggtgtaATCAGCGAagaaatggataggacaagaaatttggcttggaagatcattgatgaataattggaAGAAAGTacgtgacaggacagaaccctgagtaCACGCCACTGTCAATAGAGTTAAGAAAACATTGATCGTTTACCTTAGCAGCAATATAACGGTAATAAAGaaaactttagatgaagttaaagttagaaggatagaagccgtaggaaggtccTTTCGAAAACAAATCTTTGTACCTAACTCTATCAAAAGcgtttgatatatctaaggcaacagagAACGTCTCACCAAagtgataaaagaggaagacctCTTTCTGGAAGACTCAGTTatgaaagccagatcaccagtagagcggcctcgacggaacccaCAAGACTGTGAAATGAAAGATgttcaagaatcttcctgttgaggatataatAAAAACCTTTagagaggtaggaaattaaagcaatatgacggtagattgagggattagagagttcgtccttttttaggaacaggctcaatgtaggcaaacttgcaGCAAGAAGGAACGGTAGATATTGATaaacagagttggaagagttttgaataggcaaggtgaaagcacggaggcacagtttctgagaacaataTAAGGGAACCACTCAGGTCCATaacccttccgagggttaaggccagcgagagaatgaaaaacatcattgcaaagaatattaatgggtggcatgaaatagttgAAGGGTGAAAGAGTGAGTAACGAACCTTAGTAATCCAAGACAGAGTTTTtagcagagttcagctttagagatcaACCattaggttgaaataaaggagtggaataagaaaaaaagttatcagaGATATGTTTCGCTTTATCGCGGATGCCACAAGAGGAGTCAGATCTAGAATagttttaacattttctattgatgcAATTGTGTAGGCTAGTCTGAGAACAATCTTGGTAAGATTtttggcagaaatataaactaCATGAGTTTCAGATAATAGACGTCTCGAGTATCATTTGTAgcccatctctctatcatctgTAACACGGAAACAGGCTCAGTTAAACCAATGTCTGGAAGGTTTAGAGCGAGTGAGAGTGAGTAATTCatgccttcatgccagacactatcagctctgttatgcgttcagcactgCGACAGGTCCTTGAcacggtagtagtagttattccATGGATAATCAAAACATTACCCCTTCAGGGCCTCCCATGGCAGAGATAAAATGTCAGAAGCATTTGTTTGGGGATCCTTAGGAGGAATCGGAGCTAtaggacaaaataaagatatgaggagcccagtggagaagagagaaaattataagcagaaggattatagAACAGTGGTTCTTTACCTATTCAATAACACGCCCCCTCCAGGAAACTGTCCATTccataataaaattaaaattaataaataaataagtaaataaatcattaaaaaaaaaatgacatgttTTTAATATACTGAGTATGAGTTATTAGGCAGTAGAGAGATACTTGACGCTGCTTAGCTACTGGATCTTGAATGAGTGGTTGGATACAAGCCAAAGAGTGCATAATGCAAGTCCTTTTCAGAGTTCACCCTGTATATGTGTTTGGTCTCGACAACATTCACATTGAACTGAAATTGAAAACTTGAGAATAAGGGACAGACCAACACATGCGTGTTCACAATTCACCAATAAACTTGTGGCTCCTTACTACTTTTTGGTAAATATAACTGAACAAGGACAACTTCCGTGATGTTTAACAGAGTTTGTTCCTATCTGTAGATACAAGTCGTCTCTGGTagttttttcttccccctcctccctagctgctaactttttacagggaccttatccatccattGTATGTGAGACCTATCTCCCAATGTATGGGGAGATAGGTCTCACTCGTACaggtcttctagacagggtgaaattaAAATGATTTGGTCGTATCAAGTGGTCTCCTCTAAGTgcgtgtcttcagcctcttgctttttctaccgctattttcacgctaactgctcttctggtcttgttaactgcatgcttcccctcctcccgtggcctcaaTACACCAGACTCCTGTATTCAGTCCATCTCTTTAATGGATGATTTAATCAGTATTCTCGATCTTTCATtgctttcactgataaactggaactcctgcctgcttctgtatatcacccttcctatgacttgaacactttcaagagagaggtttcaagacgcttatcttCCGATTTTGGTTAATTAATTATGGCCTTGCTTTGGGGTCTGGCACTatagtgggcctttttattttatttatttttttcccgaaCTTTAGTTGCTCTTGGCTGgtacctcttacataaaagatagtgtgtgtgtgtgtgtgtgtgtgtgtgtgtatgtgtgatgtaaattatttatttgtcatttgtgAATTATGAGGACaggttttatttttcagttgtATATTAGTGCAATAGGCATTTGTTTTCTTATCGGTGTTGCTCTATTAATATTGTAGTTAAAAATTGGTACTAATGTATCGTCGGGTTCCGATACTGATCATCCCATGTCTCCTGGGAAGCCATTTATGGCAAAGCCCGATTTCCACTTTCACGTGTGCCGTGATCTTATAACCTAATGATAGCGACAAAGCAATGACAAATCTAGCCAACCATTATCGGATATACATAGTGTTAATTTATTCAAAGATATTTAGTTGATGCCTCGGAATGGGCTAACCTCTCGGCAACGACCCTGCTCTGGAAATGGACTACTGAGGAATTTCCGACTGGGAATGATTAATGCTTCCAACTTGAATGAAAAGCAGGTACTGATgatccagaaagaaaaaaaatctaatttgCTCGATTTCTGGGatataagaatgaagaaagcttatcaatgagagagagagagagagagagagagagagagagagagagagagagagagagagagagagagagagagagagagagagagagagagagatgaaaaaggaaaatggaagtatGGAGCGGCATTTGTATGAGTTTAGAGACTGCAGATATAACAAATataatatatgaaataaaagtaCAAATACTCgtatgaacaaataaacaaaaaaaaaagttcgaagGTGAGAAAATAATTGACTAATTACCAAGCTTAATTATCAAGCTCAAATTGAAGTATATACACCACTTGAGATAAGGCCACATAAAGAGAAGTAAGATCTTCAACATATAATACAAGATATATATGTCAatggatcagaaaaaaaaaactaataaaacgtACACTTATAACAACCTCATTATGGAATGCAAGTAATTGAAAATTACCAGAGTAGGCACAGTACATTTATGAAAAAAGCTTGATAAACATCTTCCCAGCTTTGTCATCACATTTTATCATCacagtattcttcttcttcttcttctttttcttcttcttcttcttttttcttattcttattattcttattattattattactattattattattattactgttactatgtagcatcatcataattttgttGATATTCTCGTTAAACtgctttcttatatatatatatatatatatatatatatatatatatatatatatatatatatatatatatatatatatatatatatatatatatatatatatatatatatatatatatatatatatatatatatatatatatatatatatatatatatatatatatatatatatatatatatatatatatatatatatatatatatatacatatatatgttgaGTGCAGCGACATGACAtgatatgaaatgaaaaaaagtagtaagaccgaggaaatgaggaaaatagaggaaatgaggaaagaataatgagagagagagagagagagagagagagagagagagagagagagagagaccggggaCGAGGCTTGCACACGTATGTACTCAGTCTGAAGCTCCGAAGATAATATCCCTGCAGTCACTCATATTCCCTatgtaaatttccttacttccccttaGTCATTCAATCTGAGTCTCTTCCAGTATTAAGTAGAAGAATTGCTCTTGATAATGaggtaatcagtattcatctagcctCCTAGTTTGATCATTGGAATTTTCAGAACAGCGCAGGGAGCAGAGTGTGGACGGATAtgcataggtgtgtgtgtgtgtgtgtgtgtgtgttgcgcaacataaagaaaaaacttttgtgttttatatatatatatatatatatatatatatatatatatatatatatatatatatatatatatatatatatatatatatatatatatatatatatatatgtatatatatatatatatatatatatatatatatatatatatatatatatatatatatatatatatatatatatatatatatatatatatatatatatatatatatatatatatatatatatgtatatatatatatatatatatatatatatatatatatatatatatatatatatatatatatatatatatatatatatatatatatatatatatatatatatatatatatatatatatatatatatatatatatatatatatatatatatatatatattgtcagcGACGTTTTGTTCCTCTTGGAACAAAGACGGGACATTGATAATTTATTGAAGGTGATGTTTCTTCTATGTAGAGGCTTCTAGTATCTTCAATCTTCTTTGGTCCTTTTCACTGTCTACGATGGTGGCACCATTCTCTATGATTTGGCGGGTGATGCTTGTTTTTGATGTTTGATGCGGTAGTGCTCCTTGATGGCTTCGATAGATGGCAGGTTAGCTTTCTCGACAGTGTAGTTGTCGTCATCCCAATGTAGAATTGAGGTCCAAAGTCCTCAGCAGTGTATTTGTGCTTGTAGACGACGTCTTCTATCCGTAAAGGCGTATTaggtttttcatttttgttttttatgaaAGGTTGGGATGTTTTCTGGGTATTGTAATATATGGTGAGCTCGATGTCTTGATCTGAGTTTGTTGATTTAACGTTTCTCATGATTATGTTCTTGATGGCCTTTTTATTCGCTTTATATTCCGTGGACATGTGGTTCTTGTAGAATAGCTTGATGTTATCTTCTCTGGGTGGATATTCGGCGCTGGAGTGCCATTTGTTGGTGGAATTCTTGATGACTTCGTCCACTTCTTTTAACAGTTGTTAATGAGGACTTGTGAGAGGCGTTGCAATTCCCTGTGTGTTGAGTCCCAGGAGGAGCAGTGGGTGAGGGCACATTGGACATATGCGATGATAGGAGACTGTAGGTAGCGTTGTGGGCATTTGCTGTCTCCGTCGAGGCATTGTCTTCACGCCTGAGTTGCACGCCCACCAGCACGTCCAGAAATGGTAAACGGGTTCCCTTCGATTCTTCATATGTGAACTGAAGGCTAGAGGCTCCGGTGAGCCTTTCTTTCAGGTTCTGGAGCTCTTCTGTGTTCTTGATCCGGACGAATATGTCATCAATGTAGCGGCAGTAGATTAAGGGGCGGTTGCCTTGCAATGTGTTGGTTCCAATTGTTCCCATGAAGAGGTTTGCGAAGAGAACACCTAGTGGGCTTCCCATCGCTACTCCGTCACTTTGCTTGTACATTTTGCCGCGTGGACAGGTGAAAGGCGCATCTCTGATGCAGATTTGTAGTAGTGCCTTGAGCTTGTCTTCTGGTATGTTGAGGTTCGGGGTGTCTTCATTCCTGTAGACTCTATCTAGAATGTACTCGATTATTCTTTCTACCGGAACATTGGTGAAGAGGCTTTTGACATCGAGTGAGAAGATGCTGTGGTCTTCCGATTGAGGGAAGACTTCAGTAGTTCCAAGAAGTCACTTGTGGATGTCAGTGAGTAGCAAGATGGGACGTAAGGTGTGAGGATCTCATTGAGTCTCTTGGCTATGGTGTAGGTTGGTGTCGGCCGGTGTGAGATTATCGGCAGGAGTGAGTTTCCTTGCTTGTCATTCTTTATGTTTCCGTAGGTGCAGCCACGGGAGAAATCCCCGGTGAGTTTGAAACTTTGGGGCGGTAAAGATGGAGTTGATGACAGCTACCATAGCACTGATCTTTTTGATGTTCTCTGTTTGATTTCTTGTAATTGCTTCAAATTTCGTGGTGtcagaaagaataaaatatttttctcaCGTAATCTTCTTTTGCGATGATGGCGATGGCGGAGATCTTGTCTGTTCTTTTGATGACGATGTGTTCTCGGGAGCATCATTTGCCCGATGTTCCAAGAGGAACAAAACACCGCTGACACTACAAATTTTGGAAAGCTCCTCGGAGCCCTGCCACTCGCAAAAGAGAATTAATcagatgaatagaaaaatacaacCAAAACTGAACAATGCAGAGGTCGCTTTTGCCTTTAACCACGTCTGCCTAaaagtgtggtgtgtgtgtgtgtgtgtgtgtgtgtgtgtgtgtgtgtgtgtgtgtgatgtcatgTAGTAGTGTAATGTCATTTAGTAATGTCCACTAACTCGGCACATCAGAGGCACTTATTAGGAAAATTATTTTCCGACGCCTTGTAACACAATGTGACTTGCCTAATCATTCATAATATATTGTTAGTTTGTGAAAGACATTAAAGATCACCACTAATATGCATTCCAGTATAAAAATAGTGAACGGCTACAGAATATGGACTGCTGATGTATAATGGAATGTGACACAAAAATTTATAATTTCAGATAATATGAACATGTGTTGATTGTATTGGTTGCTGTGGTCAACAAGCTGAACtgaactagtgtgtgtgtgtgtgtgtgtgtgtgtgtgtgtgtgtgtgtgtgtgtgtgtgtgtgtgtgtgtgtgtgtgtgtgtgtgtgtgtgtgtgtgtgtgtgtgtgtgtgtgtgtgtcattttgtGTAAATCATTCGTACACTTTCCAACTCGTTCCATAACTACATGAAACCGGCCTGATATTCACGAACGAGTTATATAATTCAGAATTCCTAACGAAATTCGTACCTCCTACGAAAACTATTCACTAGACCTTATTAAGAAATTTTCAGcgcctccgtttttttttttatccgtatTTCTCCAAGATCTTGCCATCACTACGCAAATGTTGCAACCCAGTACAACTCCCAGCAAAAAAGTTgtattttatttgaattttatagattattgttgttgttgttgttgttgttgttgttatttattattattattattattattattttatttgttttacaaACTGCCAACCACCATGAAATGGAGTAAATAATGTATCATGTTCTATAATTTTCCCTGCATCTTAGCAATAGCACTGATGTGATCGTGCATGCATGCAGCTAACGTCCAGTAATCATCAACCATACTATCGCCATCACTATCCCTTTCGGTAAATATCGATGTTTGAAAAATCagttgttgataatgatggttaATTTTAAATCAAAACATTAGTCTACACTATTGTTACTGAACAAAATTAATGTTACACACATGAGAGTTTCcataaatgacaataaaaaactTCTTTGCAGGGGCACGTATGTTTTCTCATCCACACGTGCCACACCAGCCAGTCCAAACTGTTGTACGGTATTGCTAATGCCAATACCTTTGTTTTGTGTCAAGTAATTTTTTAGGAAGCTATGTTATTAAGATACAATTACTACTTAACtattgctaagagagagagagttcactttctctctctctctctctctctctctctctctctctctctctctctctctctctctctctctctctctctctctctctctctctctctctcatatgaggCGCCTAGAGCTAGAGTAATGTAAGTGACACTCCGgccgaaatgataatttttATCGCATTGTCTTCCCCCACCTTCCTACTGTGGCGGTAAGCAGAGTAGAAGTCAGAATGGACACCGCAATAGGGTCGAAAATCCACCCAAGTGTAGTCATCTGTAGACCCTTCGTGTTGTTTTCGAAGCAAGGCGATGAGCGACTGGTGCCAGAATGAAGTAACTCCCGCCTAGCAGCCGGCGAGCCAATGACGGCACAGGCTGCGCTTCATGTGACAAAACTGACAGCAGCCTGCCTCCCCCACACCTCACACCCACAGACACTCGTGCACCCTCCGCCAGCTCGCCACCACTGAATGACACTCTGCCTTTCTTTTACGCTAATACGCAAGATTTCATCATTATAGCGGACAACAACATGCCCCCTGAGGAGCCAGAACCctctaaaggaaggaaaagtgtgcgTAATCCCGTAGAGTGGAAGAAAAGCCTAGCTAAAAGACGAAGGAATATGGGAGAAGCAAACGTGAGCAGGCCTACAGACCGCCCTACAAGCGCGGGTAATGGGGCCTCCCTGTGCTGATGGCTGCTATGATAAAATTACATTGCCGATAACCACAGTCTTGCACAGGGAATTTTGGATCATCGGTAATTTTGCACTACAGAATGCCTACATACAAAAGCTGTTTTTATACCGTTTATCATTCTCCCTTGTTATTAGGTGGTCAGATTAGAAAGTACGTGCACGAGTGTCGCTTACGTTTTTCCTTAATAAAATTAGTACATCAATAAAGAATGGCTTCAGTGGTGGTGAATCTCAATAAACAACATGAAAATGTTGATAATAAACGACAACAGATTTTCACTATAAACCGTCTCACTATCCTGAGACGGtatattgtgagagagagagagagagagagagagagagagagagagagagagagagagagagagagagagagagagagagagagagtctggcagcgtcgttcgtttttttttcctcccccctcctacagagagagagagagtgatgccAAGACAGAGCAACTGACCCAGCAGAAAGCATCAAAATCTTTGTCATAGAATGTTTTACTTATGAGTCTGTTCTTGATAATTTGTTAAGAGATGCTGTATgtcaatatatttttatttgtttaaaagtttaCTGGGCCATgtgaaaatttcaaaatctcattttttttttgctgcttagTACACTGTattattctttatatatatatatatatatatatatatatatatatatatatatatatatatatatatatatatatatatatatatatatatatatatatatatatatatatatatatatatatatatatatatatatatatatatatattttaatcaTTCAACGTAACGAAATCAGAAATATATCACATGAAAAACCAAGAAAATGTAGTTTATAACGAGATATAACATGCAATTGCATATACTCTGTATAGGGCACACTAGACAGGTAAAGTAAAGTGATCGTGAACTACCAACGCACGTTTGTATCGAAGCTAGCTACTCACGTGATAGAACTTGAGGGATGCACTAGAGAGTCACACTGCAGGGAATAAGATGAGAAAGGCCACAACTTCAGTACAACGCAGCCATCAACCAAAACCCTTGAGGCTCACGCATTACACGGTATCTTCagatttattatctctctcaaATGCTAGAATCCAGTCCAAGGGAGTCTTCCGAGAAGGTCAGTCATGTCTTGAGAGTCTTCAGTCAATTCACATCAGTCTGCTAAGTTTACGAGCAGTCCAGCTCATAtcagtttagagagagagagagcgaacaaTCTGTCGTCACGTCTGTAATCAACTGTGTCTCGTATCACGCGTGTACATTCTATccattattaaatcaagaagaaatcttaaaaatcgtgtcttttactcgcacacatcAGCAATATCAACCACCATCCAcgacctccacgctaccaacaggATCAAGCTAATACCCAGTCATCTAGAGCAGCTACCATCACACCAAGCATCATCAACAGAGGCGGCAAGTATCACATCTGTCTAAGCCAATGAGGTCAACATCAATCAAACAAGGCAGACAAAAACTATCGATACAGTGGTGACAACGGATGGCCAAGACACTCTCACCCTCATTCATATCGAAACAGGTAGCTTGGATGAGACAGATATATTGTGATAGGCAGCGCTTTCGAGTAGACTGGGCGGCTAGCCCAGCTAATGCAATTGgccgggctttttttttttttttttttttttttaatgtaggaaggatactggccaagctGGGCTTGTTGCTATAAGAGGGTATTTGATTCAGTTAATTACAGCAAGCTTCTGCATGAATATTTAGAAGTTGGGTGTATCTATCAGCCTGCCTATGAGTGCATTTTACAAGGTACTAGATATAAATCAATCttggggtagtgaggagaaggcgagggggaaattagttaaatctagaatagtagctagctcagggatggtgagaaatagcttaagtgtttactacacaaactgtagaagtattctgaataaaatagacttgcttagaggaatagcgagcgtagagaaatttgatgtcattgctttaactgaaactgggttagatatgtcaggaaaagcatttaatccagaggttaagatagatgggtatacaatgttctataaacatggggaaaacaggagaggaggaggcgtcgcgttatacgttagggacacattacagttttgtatgaacaatagaattaaaacagataacaaagcagagtcgatatgggtatagatattaaggaaggatcgcagtcagtagtactaggggtagtttacagaccaccgaccagtacagaggaaattaacacctcactgtggcaggaattaaattgAGCAGGCAGGTagagtcaggtatgtgtggtaggaaattttaattttaggaatatcgactggagtctgattgtgggtaacaaggaagtagaggaatttcttaagatAATTCAGGTTagttttttaaaacaggtagtcgtagaacccacaagggggaataatattctagatttaattcttactaacagggaggaagcagtcacgcaggtagaggttggaggacagctaggtaacagtgagcATAGgaaaattaggtacaatttagaatgggaaaaaactgttagaaacaaaaacactagtaaaatacctgactttaggagagcagattttgaagaattaaaaaggtaacTCCAAGGAGTGggctggcaaaggatgcagggtgaggtcaggtcagggacggagttcagagagataaggcaggatgagggaggtgaggtgaggcatgAGGGtttaggacaagaggagggatgatgtgtccggaagggaggaggaaagaggaaggggggagataggtgtgagtatgttggaatgtcaggtcatgctgaaatgagagaggtgaggtcgaggcgagtagatgagggagtggagaggatggtaggggacgagataaGGGGAtcaggtgaagtaaatgtagatgaattgtataaatatttcgtaaagttcatacaggtcagttagcaaatatcccgtatagaacaataagatcacaaaaaaaaattaccctaaatggatgactgctaggttaaagcattatatagtgcgtaagagaagtatatataagagattaagggcaggtgaagaagttttaagaacacaatataaagaattagttaaaacagtcaggaagttaacgaggaaagctaaggacaattatgaattaaaggtaggcAGCCAGGTGAAGGCTACCAGGCGATAAAagcccaagggattttatcaggtatacaggacgaagaataaggatgctgtaggtccattaaaggcagcagatggggagctggttagttctggggaggagataagtaaacttctgaatgattatttttttaactgtcatcacccaggaaaacatgcagaatatgccagatagtgaacaggtgtttagagcagatgagaatgagaagctgacagatatttccataactagggagatagtggaacaggagatagataagctaaaaagttcaagtcatcaggacctgatgaaatatatcccagagtacttaaggaatgtaaagaggttattagtgagccgttagtttctgtctttaggaaatcactggagtcgggtgaggtaccagtaatgtggaggcaggctaatgtagtacccatctttaagaaaggagataaaactttagcgtctaattatagacctgtcagcttaacttcggttgtaggtaaaatgttagtcaataatagcgaggaacattagggaacatttagacaaacataacttgataaatcagtctcagcatggcttcacgaaggggaagtcttgcctgacaaacttgttaagtttttacagtaaggtgtacgaggcagtagataatggtgatagttatgatatcttatatctggactttagtaaagcatttgacaaggtacccaatcaaaggctcctgagaaaggttagggcacacgggatggatgggaaggtgttaggctggatagggtcatagcttggtaacaggcgacagagagtggtaataaacggctcgaaatccgagtggggtcatgtaattagtggggtgccacagggatcagtattaggcccattgttatttctaatatatatcaatgacttggatagtggaattagtagtgatgttagtaaatttgcggatgacacaaagataggtagattaattaggtcagaatcggatgccatcgcctcgcaggcagacttagatagaatgaatgaatggacggatagatggcaaatgcaatttaatgtcaataaatgcaaagtacttatcGTAGGTACAGGAAGCCCACACAATAGGTatacattaaacaaccaaactctggcaGGTACAGGGtgcgagaaagatttaggagttatagttagctctgaactccgtctagggaaacaatccACAGAaaccagaaacaaggcaaatagggtactaggattcatttttaggagtgttaaaagtagaaggccggaagtaatattaaagttatacttggcgctggtcagacctcatctagactacgctgtgcagttctggtccccacattacaggaaagatataggtctattagaatcagtacagaggagaatgactaaaaggatacaggggatgaggagtattccttacgaagcgaggttgaagctgttagatttacattctctagagagacgtaggttaagaggggacctgatagaagtctttaagtggtataagggttataacaagggagatgtaagcaaaattcttaggatcagcaaccact
This window encodes:
- the LOC135113372 gene encoding uncharacterized protein LOC135113372, producing the protein MGSPLGVLFANLFMGTIGTNTLQGNRPLIYCRYIDDIFVRIKNTEELQNLKERLTGASSLQFTYEESKGTRLPFLDVLVGVQLRREDNASTETANAHNATYSLLSSHMSNVPSPTAPPGTQHTGNCNASHKSSLTTVKRSGRSHQEFHQQMALQRRISTQRR